From Zingiber officinale cultivar Zhangliang chromosome 5B, Zo_v1.1, whole genome shotgun sequence, the proteins below share one genomic window:
- the LOC121983992 gene encoding uncharacterized protein LOC121983992 has protein sequence MPRSSRRRSHRSPKRSSERSDSLEGESLRERKTREEETLGTWGPSVSRDLEAEKRRSVHEHSDKEILNKSNGDSSSEKKRKARGNEEVVVADRWNGGKENDEKRSKGEDFGQLVLDKSSKVKAIDSKNRSSRRYDGAHERDEDRGGRNDSMKGNPERVSSQREVTYYYKDGKEKENNNYQEVQDCRHEKPEDLHSRKHGSRDLSSTEELALKKNAKINERQVQDVLLSAEIEKRPDKHTRRDENEDRDKWLEDSRDFDDRRLSSRDHSRNKSYKDERHDNTKYKGKYRIDNDRDQNHHDEKNQDEWSSKDRISDKSYKFRDENKLQDRHKKTKLHATDQDGTYVDVVDDTKLKDSRRRRYSDEKDDISDLKLRGTKEHYEVEKTASSVHRTSSHNGKPRSAYCHTGKIDSSPKNRQFKTFTSSSAHPDNDQNRDTSRHEESIHRISEHEERRCSAVSKGDGITSSGLRDRDAAPRSGKLTIKDDIHSGRSSKFERPRKNLDAEMVQRSAKYKDRGRGNDVSQIAASARESTPIGSSSIYRSGYIPDCSPNHMHPPPPTRVGTDSPSVLGPYQDDNTANSSERRSYNCYNKQTSDLGIGNGHRNTRKGAPNWPSPATNGFLPLRHGPPPTGFHPTMPQFPPPLLFGVRPMDLAHSSMSYHMHEMAERFSGVSRPFSWHNSLDQFCQPPMQMWDRTNGLLGNETPTYGRQEWDENGQLRGSRGWGMGSEMWKDQNIKNRETLALKKEQGSSTHSPIDEVVHSKSLPTESIDEKQSSDTATSKNEMESPQIVVSKKTSKLSFVSDNKKANYAAIYLSRIDISSDLAGLEMYQRCSSQIGILDIKDVGSLTSHGCFQMNKYGNKEKNSILKSFFPTAKDDIFKKAMSVYQKHSKRPWMNHAVLQTGSSEETEPKKASENEAAPSGNYLDSLEKVTAISADDDSANNMLVDNAIPSAEDSNLGSAVSSGAIDPYNNGPGTNETASAGEDTASVSRIPYFDENTH, from the exons ATGCCGAGGAGTTCGCGTCGCCGGTCGCACCGTTCGCCTAAGCGTTCGAGTGAACGTTCTGACTCCTTGGAGGGTGAGAGTCTCCGAGAGAGGAAAACCAGAGAGGAGGAGACCCTCGGGACTTGGGGACCCAGTGTTTCTAGGGATCTGGAGGCGGAGAAACGGAGATCCGTGCATGAGCATTCCGACAAAGAGATTTTGAACAAGAGCAATGGAGATAGCTCCAGTGAGAAAAAGCGTAAAGCGAGAGGGAACGAGGAGGTGGTGGTTGCTGATCGGTGGAACGGCGGAAAGGAGAATGATGAAAAGAGGTCAAAAGGTGAGGATTTTGGTCAGTTGGTGCTGGATAAAAGTTCGAAGGTAAAGGCTATTGATTCTAAGAATAGGTCAAGCAGAAGGTACGATGGTGCACATGAAAGGGATGAGGATCGTGGAGGGAGAAATGACTCCATGAAGGGGAACCCTGAGAGAGTTTCAAGTCAGAGAGAGGTTACTTATTATTACAAGGATGGAAAGGAGAAGGAGAATAACAACTATCAGGAGGTCCAAGATTGTAGACATGAGAAGCCAGAGGATTTACACAGTCGGAAACATGGTTCTAGGGATCTGTCAAGCACTGAAGAACTTGCATTGAAGAAGAATGCAAAAATCAATG AAAGGCAAGTTCAGGATGTGTTACTAAGTGCCGAGATAGAGAAGAGGCCAGATAAACACACACGGAGGGATGAGAACGAAGATAGAGATAAATGGTTGGAGGATAGTAGAGACTTTGATGATAGAAGACTATCTTCTAGAGATCATAGTCGGAACAAAAGCTATAAAGATGAAAGGCACGACAACACCAAGTATAAAGGTAAATACAGGATTGACAATGACAGAGATCAGAATCACCACGATGAGAAGAACCAAGATGAATGGTCATCCAAAGATCGCATCAGTGATAAATCCTACAAATTCAGAGATGAAAACAAATTACAGGATAGACATAAGAAGACTAAACTACATGCCACTGATCAGGATGGTACTTATGTCGATGTTGTTGACGACACTAAGCTCAAAGATAGCAGGAGGAGAAGGTATTCTGATGAAAAAGATGATATTAGTGACTTAAAGCTGAGAGGCACGAAAGAGCATTATGAAGTTGAGAAAACTGCATCAAGTGTCCATAGGACTAGTTCCCACAATGGTAAACCCAGATCAGCATATTGTCATACTGGGAAGATCGATTCAAGTCCAAAGAACAGACAGTTTAAAACCTTTACCAGCTCCAGTGCACATCCTGATAATGATCAAAACAG GGACACATCAAGGCATGAAGAATCAATTCACAGAATTTCAGAACATGAAGAAAGACGTTGCTCTGCAGTTTCCAAAGGAGATGGTATAACTTCTTCAGGACTTCGTGACAGGGATGCTGCTCCCCGATCAGGGAAGCTAACTATAAAGGATGACATCCATTCAG GAAGATCATCTAAATTTGAAAGGCCTAGGAAAAACCTTGATGCTGAAATGGTACAAAGGTCTGCTAAGTACAAAGACAGAGGAAGAGGAAATGATGTATCCCAGATTGCTGCATCTGCTAGGGAGTCAACACCCATTGGGTCATCATCTATTTACAGAAGTGGTTATATTCCAGACTGTTCACCTAATCACATGCATCCTCCACCGCCTACAAGGGTCGGAACTGACAGCCCTTCAGTCTTGGGTCCATATCAAGATGATAATACAGCAAATAGTAGTGAGCGTAGGTCTTATAATTGTTACAACAAACAGACAAGTGATCTTGGAATTGGAAATGGACATAGAAATACACGGAAAGGTGCCCCAAATTGGCCTTCACCAGCTACAAATGGTTTTCTTCCCTTGCGGCATGGGCCACCTCCTACTGGATTTCATCCAACAATGCCTCAGTTTCCACCCCCTCTTTTGTTTGGTGTTAGACCTATGGATTTAGCCCATAGTAGCATGTCGTATCATATGCATGAGATGGCTGAGAGATTTTCTGGTGTTAGCCGGCCATTCAGTTGGCATAATTCTCTTGATCAATTTTGCCAACCTCCAATGCAAATGTGGGACAGAACCAATGGTCTGTTGGGTAATGAGACACCTACCTATGGAAGGCAAGAATGGGATGAGAATGGCCAGTTAAGAGGCAGTAGAGGTTGGGGAATGGGTTCTGAAATGTGGAAGGATCAAAACATCAAAAATAGGGAAACTCTGGCACTGAAAAAGGAACAGGGATCTTCAACACATTCTCCAATTGATGAAGTAGTCCATTCAAAATCTTTGCCAACTGAAAGCATTGACGAAAAGCAATCAAGTGATACAGCCACATCTAAGAATGAGATGGAATCTCCTCAAATTGTTGTATCCAAGAAGACATCCAAGCTCTCTTTTGTTTCAGACAATAAGAAAGCAAATTATGCTGCCATTTACCTTTCCAGGATTGATATCTCATCTGATCTTGCGGGTTTGGAGATGTACCAGAGGTGCTCATCTCAAATTGGAATATTGGATATTAAAGATGTTGGCAGTTTAACTTCCCATGGATGCTTCCAG ATGAATAAATATGGCAACAAAgagaaaaattctattttgaagtcATTCTTTCCCACTGCAAAAGAtgatatatttaag AAAGCCATGTCCGTGTATCAGAAGCATAGCAAAAGACCATGGATGAATCATGCAGTGTTACAGACAGGCAGTTCCGAAGAAACTGAGCCTAAAAAAGCTTCAGAAAATGAGGCGGCACCAAGTGGAAATTATTTGGATTCCTTGGAGAAGGTAACAGCTATATCTGCCGATGATGATTCTGCTAATAACATGCTGGTTGACAATGCCATTCCATCTGCTGAGGACTCAAACCTTGGATCTGCTGTCTCTTCTGGTGCAATTGATCCCTATAATAATGGTCCTGGAACTAATGAGACTGCTTCAGCAGGAGAGGATACTGCAAGTGTAAGTCGGATACCTTATTTTGACGAAAATACACATTGA
- the LOC121983993 gene encoding COBRA-like protein 1: MASPLAFSLLAFLVFSSLASIAEAYDSLDPNGNITIKWDIIQWTPDGYVAVVTMYNYQQYRHIQSPGWNLGWTWAKKEVIWSMVGAQTTEQGDCSKFKGNIPHCCKKTPTIVDLLPGTPYNMQIANCCKGGVISSWVQDPANAASSFQLSAGLAGTSKKTVRAPKNFTLRAPGPGYTCGPAKDVSPSTFLTSDGRRKTHALKTWNITCTYSQFLAQKTPTCCVSLSSFYNDTIVNCPTCSCGCQNNLTHPGSCVEADSPYLAYAVNDPSKSSYAPLVQCTSHMCPIRVHWHVKLNYKDYWRVKIAITNFNYRMNYTQWNLVIQHPNFDNLTQLFSFNYRSIAPYGDINDTAMLWGVKYYNDLLMEAGPYGNAQSELLFRKEPSFTFEKGWAFPRRVYFNGDNCVMPPPDAYPWLPNSSPRLRFPSFVLMVVLWAALALSLIHHL; the protein is encoded by the exons ATGGCGTCGCCTTTGGCCTTTTCCCTGCTTGCCTTTTTGGTTTTCTCCTCTCTGGCTTCCATCGCAG AAGCTTATGATTCCCTAGATCCCAATGGGAATATAACAATCAAATGGGATATTATACAGTGGACACCTGATGGCTATGTT GCCGTCGTTACAATGTACAATTACCAGCAATATCGACACATCCAATCACCTGGCTGGAATCTGGGATGGACTTGGGCAAAAAAGGAGGTCATTTGGTCTATGGTAGGAGCACAGACAACTGAGCAGGGCGATTGCTCGAAATTTAAAGGAAACATACCGCATTGTTGCAAGAAGACCCCAACAATTGTCGACCTTCTTCCTGGTACTCCATACAACATGCAAATTGCTAACTGCTGCAAGGGCGGCGTTATTAGTTCGTGGGTTCAGGATCCGGCCAATGCTGCAAGTTCATTCCAGCTCAGTGCTGGCCTAGCTGGCACATCCAAAAAGACTGTTCGTGCACCGAAAAACTTCACCCTGAGAGCTCCAGGCCCTGGATATACATGTGGACCGGCAAAGGATGTATCACCGAGCACATTTTTAACATCGGATGGAAGAAGAAAAACCCATGCCCTGA AGACATGGAACATTACTTGTACATACTCCCAGTTTCTTGCACAGAAGACCCCTACATGCTGTGTATCTCTTTCATCTTTTTATAACGATACGATAGTTAACTGCCCGACATGCTCCTGTGGATGCCAAAATAACCTGACCCATCCTGGTAGTTGTGTCGA GGCAGACTCACCTTATTTAGCTTATGCAGTGAATGATCCTAGCAAAAGTAGCTATGCACCATTGGTCCAGTGCACATCACATATGTGCCCGATACGAGTGCATTGGCATGTAAAACTTAACTACAAAGATTATTGGCGTGTAAAGATTGCGATAACGAATTTCAATTACCGCATGAACTACACGCAGTGGAACCTTGTCATACAACATCCAAACTTTGACAATCTCACTCAGCTTTTCAGTTTCAACTACAGGTCCATAGCCCCATATGGAGACATAA ATGATACTGCCATGCTCTGGGGTGTCAAATACTACAATGACTTACTTATGGAAGCTGGACCCTATGGAAATGCACAATCAGAGCTTCTATTCCGAAAGGAACCAAGCTTCACTTTCGAGAAAGGATGGGCCTTTCCAAGACGCGTATACTTCAACGGCGACAACTGTGTCATGCCTCCTCCAGATGCATACCCATGGCTACCGAATAGTAGCCCTCGGTTGAGATTTCCTTCATTTGTTCTGATGGTGGTTCTTTGGGCAGCTTTGGCTTTGTCGTTGATTCATCATCTCTAG